The following proteins are encoded in a genomic region of Cloacibacillus sp. An23:
- a CDS encoding TIGR04282 family arsenosugar biosynthesis glycosyltransferase → MARCAAAAAVGKGGAMRGEAVILFTRVPVPGMVKTRLMGALTGVQCAALHAAFLCDVYEKCLAAKKNVRLYYTGGSPALLPEPVRGAALFKQADGGLGDKMRLAFEETLHEHSAAVLIGSDLPALTADILTDSFRLLEKKDAVIGPAADGGYYLIGMKKYLPRLFSVETYGGADVLAATEAAAKEAGITLARAAECRDVDTPEDLEILAQGVISGKILAPRTEAFMRETGIIA, encoded by the coding sequence TTGGCGCGCTGCGCGGCCGCCGCCGCCGTTGGTAAAGGCGGCGCTATGCGCGGCGAAGCGGTAATACTCTTCACACGTGTGCCGGTGCCCGGCATGGTCAAGACGCGCCTCATGGGCGCGCTCACGGGCGTGCAGTGCGCCGCGCTGCACGCGGCGTTTCTCTGCGACGTCTACGAAAAATGCCTCGCGGCGAAAAAAAACGTAAGGCTCTACTACACCGGCGGTAGCCCCGCGCTTCTGCCGGAACCGGTGCGCGGCGCCGCGCTCTTCAAACAGGCGGACGGAGGCCTCGGAGACAAAATGCGCTTAGCCTTCGAAGAAACGCTGCACGAGCACAGTGCCGCCGTGCTCATAGGCTCCGACCTCCCCGCGCTGACGGCGGATATCCTGACCGATTCTTTCAGACTTCTCGAAAAAAAAGACGCCGTAATAGGCCCCGCCGCCGACGGCGGATACTACCTGATCGGCATGAAAAAATACCTGCCGCGTCTCTTTTCCGTCGAAACCTACGGCGGAGCGGACGTCCTCGCCGCGACCGAAGCGGCGGCGAAAGAGGCCGGAATAACCCTCGCGCGCGCCGCCGAATGCCGGGACGTGGACACTCCGGAAGACTTGGAAATTCTGGCGCAAGGCGTAATTTCTGGAAAAATCCTCGCTCCGCGCACGGAGGCCTTCATGCGCGAAACCGGCATAATAGCGTGA
- the carB gene encoding carbamoyl-phosphate synthase large subunit, producing the protein MRDASIKKVLVLGSGPIKIGQAAEFDYAGTQACRALKEEGCSVILLNSNPATIQTDSSVADVVYIRPLLPEVVEEILREHAPDGVVATLGGQTGLNLCMECEKRGIWKRHKCRVLGTQPEAVERAEAREPFRRAMLDAGQPIIASRGISSVAEAQEFALHTPLPLILRPDFTLGGSGNSVVRDVESFVVQTEDALAASPVGRALIERYLEGWHEIEIEVVRDCAGNALAVCGMENIDPMGVHTGDSVVVSPTLTLTDKEWQMLRTAALKIVDTLDIRGACNVQFALAPDGSEYYVIEVNPRASRSSALASKATGYPIARMAAKIALGLELTEMANPVTGAGSALSEPALDYVAVKVPSWPFDSFPQADFTLGPRMKATGEVLAIGTNFAQALTKAWRSVARGKSLPDRNMRTWETRKLWDQVNRPTHLRIDAITELLRRSSTTVEEVARRTHIRRYFIEQLNAIQLAEKYLEEDGAVNGNIASAAMKGFTASQIARAAGLSEDEARRIIKEEGCASGYREVDGCAGEFPSGSGYYYGAPGAGDDPHGDHEGGVVVLGSGPIRIAQGVEFDYCCVKAVEALRRRGVRAIMMNVNPETVSTDHDISDALYLEPLTVDDAVPILEREKAAGVFACFGGQTSLRLGLDLAARGVKLFGPDAKVIEAAEDRGQFSRLLARIGVPEPKGVDVASVEEALEAAERFGYPLMVRPSFVIGGVAMRAVYDEKSLVAVLKEAFDAVPGQKVMVDQFLAGREFECDALCDGGDVLIPGIFEHIDPAGIHSGDSIAVFPSFSLTKEQQDEVLSFVSTISRELDVHGLLNIQFVLRSGAFWIIEANPRASRTVPIASKISGLPLVDIAVGLALGEKLRDMPYGLGLYHESGLWGVKVPVFSNDKLPGLDPKLGPRMMSTGESLGMADNLSDAIMEGLRGTGWTPPQAGRILMSIADSEKSEAMPVAALFKQLGWKVEATAGTAAYLKKWGIEAGCVEREDLVKRLRSGGWDLVLNIPGGNERHMADGTLIRRHACSAGIPCLHSISAAWAVAAGLGKR; encoded by the coding sequence ATGAGAGACGCATCTATAAAGAAAGTTCTTGTGCTGGGCTCCGGCCCGATAAAGATAGGACAGGCGGCGGAGTTCGACTACGCCGGCACACAGGCCTGCCGCGCGCTGAAGGAAGAGGGATGCAGCGTCATCCTCTTAAACAGCAACCCGGCGACGATACAGACGGACAGCTCTGTCGCGGACGTGGTGTATATCCGCCCGCTGCTTCCCGAGGTCGTCGAAGAGATACTCAGAGAGCACGCGCCCGACGGCGTCGTCGCCACTCTCGGCGGACAGACGGGGCTGAACCTATGTATGGAGTGCGAAAAGCGCGGGATATGGAAGCGCCACAAATGCCGCGTGCTCGGCACGCAGCCCGAGGCGGTCGAACGCGCCGAGGCGCGCGAGCCCTTCCGCCGCGCTATGCTCGACGCAGGCCAGCCGATAATAGCGAGCCGCGGTATCTCGTCGGTCGCGGAGGCGCAGGAGTTCGCCCTGCACACGCCGCTTCCGCTTATCCTGCGCCCTGACTTCACTCTCGGCGGCTCGGGCAACTCGGTCGTGCGCGACGTCGAGAGCTTCGTCGTCCAGACGGAGGACGCGCTCGCCGCATCGCCGGTCGGGCGCGCGCTCATCGAGCGCTACCTCGAGGGATGGCACGAGATAGAAATAGAAGTCGTCCGCGACTGCGCCGGAAATGCGCTGGCCGTCTGCGGAATGGAGAACATAGACCCGATGGGCGTCCACACTGGAGACTCCGTCGTCGTCTCGCCGACACTGACTCTCACCGACAAGGAATGGCAGATGCTGCGCACGGCGGCGCTGAAGATAGTAGACACGCTCGACATACGCGGGGCCTGCAACGTGCAGTTTGCGCTCGCGCCGGATGGCAGCGAGTATTACGTAATAGAGGTCAACCCGCGTGCGAGCCGCTCCAGCGCCCTCGCGAGCAAGGCGACGGGATATCCGATAGCGCGCATGGCGGCGAAGATCGCGCTCGGCCTCGAGCTCACCGAGATGGCGAACCCCGTCACGGGCGCCGGCAGCGCGCTCTCCGAGCCGGCGCTCGACTACGTGGCCGTCAAGGTTCCGTCGTGGCCCTTCGACAGCTTCCCGCAGGCGGATTTCACGCTCGGCCCGCGCATGAAGGCGACGGGCGAGGTCCTCGCGATAGGCACGAACTTCGCGCAGGCGCTTACAAAGGCGTGGCGCTCCGTCGCGCGCGGCAAGAGCCTGCCCGACAGGAATATGCGCACGTGGGAGACGCGCAAGCTCTGGGACCAGGTCAACCGCCCGACGCACCTGCGAATCGACGCTATAACCGAACTCCTGCGCCGCAGCTCGACGACCGTCGAAGAAGTAGCGCGCAGGACGCACATACGCCGCTACTTTATAGAACAGCTCAACGCGATACAGCTCGCGGAAAAATATCTCGAAGAGGACGGCGCAGTCAACGGCAATATAGCCAGCGCCGCGATGAAGGGATTCACCGCCTCGCAGATAGCGCGCGCCGCGGGACTCTCCGAGGACGAGGCGCGCAGGATCATAAAAGAAGAGGGCTGCGCCTCCGGCTACCGTGAAGTTGACGGCTGCGCCGGCGAGTTCCCCTCCGGCTCCGGCTATTACTACGGCGCGCCGGGCGCGGGAGACGACCCGCACGGCGACCATGAGGGCGGCGTAGTCGTCCTCGGCTCCGGCCCGATACGCATAGCGCAGGGCGTCGAGTTCGACTACTGCTGCGTCAAGGCGGTCGAAGCGCTGCGCCGCCGCGGCGTGCGCGCGATAATGATGAACGTGAACCCCGAGACGGTCAGCACAGACCACGACATATCCGACGCGCTCTACCTCGAGCCGCTCACCGTGGACGACGCCGTGCCGATACTCGAGCGCGAAAAGGCCGCGGGCGTCTTCGCCTGCTTCGGCGGGCAGACATCGCTGCGCCTCGGCCTCGACCTCGCAGCGCGCGGCGTGAAGCTCTTCGGCCCCGACGCTAAGGTCATCGAGGCGGCTGAGGACAGAGGCCAGTTCTCGCGCCTGCTTGCGCGCATCGGCGTGCCGGAGCCCAAGGGCGTGGACGTCGCATCCGTAGAAGAGGCTCTCGAAGCGGCTGAACGCTTCGGCTACCCGCTCATGGTGCGCCCGAGCTTCGTCATCGGCGGCGTCGCGATGCGCGCCGTCTACGACGAAAAATCGCTTGTCGCAGTGCTTAAAGAAGCCTTCGACGCGGTCCCTGGACAGAAGGTAATGGTGGACCAGTTCCTCGCGGGCCGCGAGTTTGAATGTGACGCGCTCTGCGACGGCGGGGACGTGCTCATCCCAGGCATATTCGAACACATAGACCCTGCCGGAATACACTCAGGCGACTCGATAGCCGTTTTCCCGAGCTTCTCGCTCACGAAGGAGCAGCAGGACGAGGTGCTCAGCTTCGTCTCGACCATATCGCGCGAGCTCGACGTCCACGGCCTGCTCAACATACAGTTCGTGCTCAGGTCCGGGGCCTTCTGGATAATTGAGGCCAACCCGCGCGCGAGCCGCACTGTGCCGATAGCCAGCAAAATATCCGGCCTGCCGCTCGTCGATATAGCCGTCGGCCTCGCGCTCGGCGAAAAACTGCGCGACATGCCCTACGGCCTCGGCCTCTACCATGAGAGCGGCCTCTGGGGCGTGAAAGTCCCCGTCTTCTCCAACGACAAGCTGCCCGGCCTCGACCCGAAGCTCGGCCCGAGAATGATGTCCACCGGCGAAAGCCTTGGAATGGCCGACAACCTCTCAGACGCGATCATGGAAGGGCTGCGCGGCACGGGCTGGACGCCGCCGCAGGCCGGACGCATACTGATGAGCATAGCGGACAGCGAAAAGTCGGAGGCCATGCCTGTCGCGGCGCTCTTCAAACAGCTCGGCTGGAAGGTCGAGGCGACAGCAGGCACGGCGGCCTACCTCAAAAAGTGGGGCATAGAGGCCGGATGCGTCGAACGCGAAGACCTTGTGAAACGGCTGCGCTCCGGCGGCTGGGATCTAGTGCTCAACATCCCCGGCGGCAACGAGCGCCACATGGCGGACGGCACGCTGATACGCCGCCACGCCTGTTCTGCGGGCATCCCGTGCCTGCACTCGATTTCCGCGGCGTGGGCCGTCGCGGCGGGGCTCGGCAAAAGATAA
- a CDS encoding YdjY domain-containing protein, which yields MNKKIIWSAAAIVVIAAGFALWNGSKKSGDDPGLPMEVNKDRAEIIMPAEVNAKYFTEPTRHGVVYAKGSNGEKSVLRGLSNEKVFYQALLDIGAKAGDNLTAEDMKAGPDNGRSVEGDKLDVFVTWEGSNGEIPFHDIIVATEDRPMDIRFGGNIEAAKKNNTGCVLCLDSCAVGITSNAAYPTGTTQNKVVEFRGNKDVLPADGTRVNVIFRLVK from the coding sequence ATGAACAAGAAGATAATATGGTCGGCAGCAGCGATAGTAGTCATAGCGGCCGGATTCGCGCTGTGGAACGGCTCGAAGAAAAGCGGAGACGACCCGGGGCTTCCGATGGAGGTCAACAAGGACCGCGCCGAGATAATCATGCCCGCCGAGGTCAACGCGAAGTATTTCACCGAGCCGACGCGCCACGGCGTGGTCTACGCCAAGGGCTCTAACGGCGAGAAGTCCGTCCTTCGCGGACTCTCAAACGAAAAAGTATTCTATCAGGCGCTCCTTGACATAGGCGCAAAGGCCGGCGACAACCTCACAGCCGAAGACATGAAGGCCGGCCCCGACAACGGCAGATCCGTCGAGGGCGACAAACTCGACGTCTTCGTGACATGGGAAGGCTCGAACGGCGAAATACCGTTCCACGACATCATCGTCGCGACCGAAGACAGGCCGATGGACATCCGCTTCGGCGGCAACATCGAAGCCGCTAAGAAAAACAACACCGGATGCGTCCTCTGCCTCGACAGCTGTGCCGTCGGCATCACGAGCAACGCCGCCTATCCGACCGGAACGACGCAGAACAAAGTCGTCGAGTTCCGCGGCAATAAAGACGTGCTGCCAGCGGACGGCACGCGCGTCAACGTCATCTTCCGCCTCGTGAAATAG
- a CDS encoding Ig-like domain-containing protein — MLHGDVNLSAEYDGYLRVGGVGGLLYGKDPVRSRISNCVHVGSVYSIDDTKTKLGGFLGYNDGGTIDNCFHSGDVYTKPSGDVTDMGGFVGSNSKAQNILNCGWQSGGGSGENYVKNGVCGTSSAADVTTLDYQIAAPPIATALSASIEKASIDTDEVTTVTITTAPGTPANAGEYIADAHVAEDSYNRAVIEVSDSGGLTFTITPVAAGETSVTFVAELRPTDFSKLPDFVPSSDDGLTNEMSMTVGVKVTKKAAAEDIRVVPASADMTVGERLTLAVFSGETRLEDGVSWASGSEMCACVDAGGVVTALAEGTAVITACAGEEKRARCFINVSPTDDEKPVSDDVPPRPEAPGGTDQPDAPSSSGGGCSAGFGAPLLIAAVLLVVCRRR, encoded by the coding sequence GTGCTGCACGGCGATGTGAATCTGTCGGCCGAATACGACGGCTACCTGCGTGTCGGCGGCGTCGGCGGTCTGCTGTATGGGAAAGATCCGGTTCGCAGTCGTATTTCAAACTGCGTACATGTCGGTTCTGTCTATTCCATCGACGACACAAAGACAAAGTTAGGAGGATTTCTCGGTTATAATGACGGCGGTACGATTGACAACTGTTTTCATTCTGGCGATGTTTACACGAAACCGTCCGGCGATGTCACAGATATGGGAGGCTTCGTTGGAAGCAATTCAAAGGCGCAAAACATACTAAACTGCGGCTGGCAGAGCGGCGGAGGCAGCGGCGAGAATTATGTGAAAAACGGAGTCTGCGGCACAAGCAGTGCCGCAGATGTGACGACGCTTGATTATCAAATTGCAGCCCCTCCCATAGCAACCGCGCTCTCTGCGTCAATAGAAAAAGCTTCCATTGATACGGATGAAGTCACAACGGTAACTATCACAACCGCTCCGGGGACTCCGGCAAACGCCGGTGAATACATCGCCGACGCCCATGTTGCCGAAGATTCCTACAACCGCGCAGTGATAGAAGTTTCGGATAGCGGCGGCCTCACTTTTACAATTACGCCGGTCGCGGCCGGAGAGACCTCCGTAACCTTCGTAGCGGAGCTTCGTCCTACGGATTTTTCAAAGCTTCCCGATTTCGTTCCGTCTTCCGACGACGGCTTGACTAATGAGATGTCGATGACGGTCGGTGTAAAAGTGACGAAAAAAGCCGCGGCCGAGGATATCCGCGTCGTTCCGGCGTCGGCAGATATGACGGTTGGCGAGCGGCTGACGCTTGCTGTTTTTTCTGGGGAAACGCGGCTTGAGGATGGCGTTAGCTGGGCCAGCGGCAGCGAGATGTGCGCGTGCGTCGACGCCGGCGGCGTTGTGACCGCGCTGGCGGAGGGGACCGCCGTGATCACGGCCTGCGCCGGTGAGGAAAAGAGGGCGCGGTGCTTTATCAATGTGTCGCCAACCGACGACGAAAAACCTGTTTCGGACGACGTGCCGCCGCGGCCGGAGGCTCCTGGCGGCACGGACCAGCCTGACGCGCCGAGTTCTTCCGGGGGCGGATGTTCCGCGGGCTTCGGCGCTCCGCTGCTTATAGCTGCCGTTCTCCTCGTTGTTTGCAGACGGCGCTAG
- a CDS encoding TVP38/TMEM64 family protein, translating to MAEASAEAKKKSKRVQRIVTAAVLAAAVGAYFVCPGYKAVIDDILRTFATGDFEVMREFIAKYGKQAAALSFFLMVFQSVAAPLPAFLITFANANLFGWWQGAILSWSSAMAGAALCFYIARIFGRDVVEKLTSKSGLCAIDEFFERHGKQSILIARLLPFISFDFVSYAAGLTSMSFVGFFVATGIGQLPATIVYSYVGGMLTGGAKFVVMGLLILFSLSVLSVMLRQIYKERVKKRAEAGNGSAKQ from the coding sequence ATGGCAGAGGCGTCCGCCGAAGCAAAGAAAAAATCAAAGAGAGTACAGCGAATAGTAACCGCCGCCGTCCTTGCCGCGGCGGTGGGGGCGTATTTCGTATGCCCAGGCTATAAAGCCGTCATCGACGACATACTGCGTACGTTCGCGACGGGCGATTTCGAGGTCATGCGCGAGTTCATCGCGAAGTACGGCAAGCAGGCCGCCGCGCTTTCGTTTTTCCTTATGGTCTTCCAGTCGGTCGCGGCTCCGCTGCCGGCCTTCCTCATCACTTTCGCTAACGCGAATCTTTTCGGCTGGTGGCAGGGAGCCATCCTTTCCTGGTCGAGCGCTATGGCCGGAGCCGCTCTCTGCTTCTATATCGCGCGCATCTTCGGGCGCGACGTTGTGGAGAAGCTGACGAGCAAGAGCGGGCTGTGCGCGATAGACGAATTTTTTGAGCGCCACGGCAAGCAGAGCATTCTCATAGCGCGACTTCTGCCGTTTATTTCTTTCGACTTCGTGAGCTACGCCGCGGGGCTGACGTCGATGAGCTTCGTCGGATTCTTCGTCGCGACGGGCATAGGGCAGCTCCCGGCTACGATCGTTTACTCGTATGTCGGCGGTATGCTGACCGGCGGCGCGAAGTTCGTCGTCATGGGGCTGCTTATACTTTTCAGCCTTTCCGTGCTGAGCGTGATGCTGCGCCAGATATATAAGGAAAGGGTGAAAAAACGGGCCGAGGCCGGAAATGGCAGCGCGAAACAGTAA
- a CDS encoding Lrp/AsnC family transcriptional regulator yields the protein MLSNKLLDDIGRQILRILQEDGRISFNELGRKVGLSSPAVAERVRRMEEAGIILGYRAIVDQSRVGYPIMAFVRLSIPVSFLAQADELAKSIPEVLECHHLTGSDGVILKVIVSSVGHLEEVISKMGSCGMTTTAIVLSSPVVSRPIDPVKQPAGGQQQQ from the coding sequence ATGCTCAGCAATAAACTTCTTGACGACATTGGAAGACAGATACTCAGAATCCTCCAGGAAGACGGGAGAATATCATTCAATGAGCTCGGCCGCAAGGTCGGCCTCTCGTCTCCAGCCGTGGCGGAGCGCGTGCGCCGCATGGAAGAAGCGGGGATAATCCTCGGATACCGCGCGATAGTAGACCAGTCGCGCGTCGGCTATCCGATAATGGCCTTCGTCCGCCTTTCCATTCCGGTCTCATTCCTCGCTCAGGCCGACGAGCTGGCGAAATCGATCCCCGAAGTGCTTGAATGCCACCACCTCACGGGGAGCGACGGCGTCATACTGAAAGTCATAGTCTCGTCGGTAGGCCACCTAGAAGAGGTCATCAGCAAAATGGGAAGCTGCGGCATGACGACCACCGCGATAGTCCTGTCGTCGCCCGTCGTCTCGCGTCCCATAGACCCGGTAAAACAGCCCGCCGGAGGCCAGCAGCAGCAATAG
- the arsS gene encoding arsenosugar biosynthesis radical SAM (seleno)protein ArsS (Some members of this family are selenoproteins.), producing the protein MPACTETEINAVPPIPCFESKIPNEEWAYTYDTVRTLQMNVGRLCNLSCKHCHVSCGPDRKEIMPREVAADCLRAVISRNIQTLDITGGAPEMNPNFRWLLENAAKTGVNTIVRTNLVILDTEGFRDIPELYAKYGVEVVCSLPYYTKRDNDRQRGGGVFDKSVTLLRRLNELGYGKDEKLRLNLVYNPGGAFLPPSQSALERDYKARLMEDHGIVFNSLYTITNNPVGRFREFLDRSGNLCGYMERLYNSFNPGAVEKMMCRDQISVDWQGYIYDCDFNQALGLRAEGPATIGEWAEAKSVRRRIRFGSHCYACTAGSGSSCGGATKQ; encoded by the coding sequence ATGCCGGCCTGCACAGAAACCGAAATCAACGCTGTCCCGCCGATCCCGTGCTTCGAGAGCAAGATTCCGAACGAAGAATGGGCCTACACCTACGATACGGTGCGCACGCTCCAGATGAACGTCGGGCGGCTCTGCAACCTTTCGTGCAAGCACTGCCACGTATCGTGCGGCCCCGACAGAAAGGAGATAATGCCGCGCGAAGTGGCCGCGGACTGCCTGCGCGCCGTCATATCACGCAACATTCAGACGCTCGACATAACGGGCGGCGCTCCGGAGATGAATCCTAACTTCCGCTGGCTGCTGGAGAACGCGGCAAAAACCGGCGTCAACACCATAGTGCGCACAAACCTCGTCATCCTCGACACGGAGGGCTTTCGCGACATCCCCGAGCTCTACGCGAAATACGGCGTCGAGGTCGTCTGCTCGCTGCCGTACTACACGAAGCGCGACAACGACCGCCAGCGCGGCGGAGGCGTATTCGACAAGTCCGTTACGCTGCTGCGCCGCCTCAACGAGCTGGGCTACGGCAAAGATGAAAAACTGCGGCTGAACCTTGTCTACAATCCTGGCGGAGCGTTCCTGCCGCCGTCGCAGTCCGCCCTTGAGCGCGACTACAAGGCGAGGCTTATGGAGGATCACGGGATAGTCTTCAACAGCCTTTACACGATAACGAACAACCCCGTCGGCCGTTTCCGTGAATTCCTCGACAGAAGCGGCAACCTCTGCGGGTATATGGAGCGCCTTTACAACAGCTTCAATCCCGGCGCGGTCGAAAAGATGATGTGCCGCGATCAGATTTCCGTCGATTGGCAGGGATACATATACGACTGCGATTTCAACCAGGCGCTCGGCCTCCGCGCCGAAGGGCCGGCGACGATAGGCGAATGGGCCGAGGCGAAGAGCGTCCGGCGCAGGATACGCTTCGGCAGCCACTGCTACGCCTGCACCGCCGGAAGCGGTTCGAGCTGCGGCGGCGCGACGAAACAGTAA
- a CDS encoding arsenosugar biosynthesis-associated peroxidase-like protein — translation METYYDPNDLPKFSSIGEEAPELWEKFSEYYGAVFAGGALTAREKALIALAVAHAVQCPYCIDAYTQACLEQGAGGEQMTEAVHVAAAIRGGATLVHGVQMKKILEKLEM, via the coding sequence ATGGAGACATACTACGACCCTAATGATCTGCCGAAGTTTTCTTCCATAGGCGAAGAAGCGCCGGAGCTCTGGGAAAAGTTCTCGGAGTATTACGGCGCCGTATTCGCCGGGGGGGCTTTGACGGCGCGCGAGAAGGCGCTCATAGCGCTCGCCGTGGCGCACGCGGTGCAGTGTCCCTACTGCATCGACGCCTACACCCAGGCCTGTCTCGAACAGGGGGCGGGTGGAGAGCAGATGACCGAGGCCGTCCACGTCGCGGCTGCGATACGCGGCGGGGCCACGCTCGTCCACGGCGTCCAGATGAAAAAAATTCTCGAAAAACTGGAGATGTAA
- a CDS encoding TIGR04283 family arsenosugar biosynthesis glycosyltransferase, producing the protein MKSNPKLSIIIPMLNERRALPALLENLARLEGASHEVIFADGGSADGSRELAAKSGFRLADAPRGRARQMNAGAAAASGEVLLFLHADSRLPKDCEALIFSTLERENCAAGCFRLRFDMRHPLMKICAFMSTFRVKHRQIAFGDQGIFVKKTLFDKLGGFPDIPLMEDYRFSETLARETKIAVADGYIETSARRFTDGGMLRTMWKMQKIQYLYRKGVAPEELLKLYRDVR; encoded by the coding sequence GTGAAATCGAACCCAAAACTCTCGATAATAATCCCGATGCTCAACGAGCGGCGCGCCTTGCCGGCGCTGCTTGAAAACCTCGCGCGGCTCGAAGGCGCGTCCCACGAGGTGATTTTCGCCGACGGCGGCAGCGCGGACGGAAGCCGCGAGCTCGCCGCGAAAAGCGGCTTCCGCCTCGCTGACGCGCCGCGCGGAAGGGCGCGCCAGATGAACGCGGGAGCCGCCGCCGCGTCCGGCGAAGTCCTGCTCTTCCTGCACGCCGACAGCCGCCTGCCGAAAGACTGCGAGGCGCTGATATTTTCCACACTCGAGCGGGAAAACTGCGCAGCCGGATGCTTCCGGCTGCGCTTCGACATGCGCCATCCTCTAATGAAAATATGCGCCTTCATGTCCACCTTCCGCGTGAAGCACCGCCAGATAGCCTTCGGCGACCAAGGCATATTCGTAAAAAAAACCCTCTTTGACAAACTCGGCGGCTTCCCCGACATCCCTCTCATGGAGGACTACCGCTTCTCAGAAACGCTAGCGCGCGAGACGAAAATAGCAGTCGCGGACGGATATATAGAGACCTCCGCGCGCCGCTTCACCGACGGCGGGATGCTGCGCACGATGTGGAAAATGCAGAAAATACAATACCTCTACAGAAAAGGCGTCGCGCCCGAAGAGCTGCTGAAACTCTACCGCGACGTACGGTGA
- a CDS encoding (Fe-S)-binding protein: protein MGVKLHQFLSFSPIFQKAVSRGGDTAFFPGCSLMGYDPELMRRVYRWLVSVNPEMGFVSACCGHPTLALGDGEKAAAHRERLSALLGGLGIKRLVVCCPNCSGTLKEGFGLSVVSIWRLLDEEKFERRTEDGRKFVLHDPCPTRSDPDTQQAARNVFARCGIKWEEYPSSRAKARCCGKAGMIMVLNPEKGREILNMRIAESENRNILTYCFACVESFAGAGCSPAHGLELLFPGTRKKRGTWRNRIDAVTGRLL, encoded by the coding sequence ATGGGTGTTAAGCTCCATCAGTTTCTGAGCTTTTCCCCGATTTTCCAGAAAGCCGTGTCGCGCGGCGGCGATACTGCTTTTTTCCCCGGGTGCAGCCTCATGGGCTACGACCCGGAGCTTATGCGCCGCGTCTACCGCTGGCTCGTCTCCGTCAATCCAGAGATGGGATTCGTCAGCGCCTGCTGCGGACATCCGACGCTGGCGCTCGGAGACGGAGAGAAGGCGGCGGCGCACCGCGAACGGCTTTCCGCGCTGCTCGGCGGGCTCGGCATTAAGCGCCTCGTCGTCTGCTGCCCCAACTGTTCGGGGACGCTGAAGGAGGGCTTCGGCCTTTCTGTGGTCTCTATATGGAGGCTGCTCGACGAGGAAAAGTTCGAGCGCAGGACTGAGGACGGGCGGAAGTTCGTGCTGCACGACCCATGCCCGACGCGGAGCGACCCGGATACGCAGCAGGCGGCGCGGAACGTCTTCGCGCGCTGCGGTATAAAGTGGGAGGAGTACCCGTCGTCGCGCGCGAAAGCGCGCTGCTGCGGCAAGGCGGGTATGATTATGGTGCTGAACCCGGAGAAGGGGCGCGAGATACTCAATATGCGCATCGCGGAGAGCGAGAACAGGAACATCCTGACCTACTGCTTCGCCTGCGTCGAGTCTTTCGCCGGCGCTGGATGCAGTCCGGCGCACGGCCTCGAGCTGCTCTTCCCTGGGACGCGGAAGAAGCGCGGCACGTGGCGCAACCGTATAGACGCCGTTACGGGGCGGCTGCTGTGA
- a CDS encoding VTT domain-containing protein, which yields MTQGGFFAAHRKWLKPAAFAAALTALYVLSRRMGLSECFADSGYIDGFRAYAAEHYMSAALIYVAATTAGCVLLALPGVCFAIISGVLFGPVMGTFLCLVSATLGAVLSFLAGRFFLKDSVKPMLEKSPALKRFLFDNADGSALVLLMVTRLLPVFPYNLQNFAYGITDIGLMPYTLYTFVFMLPGVALFTIGAAGLSDAENRAGLMCAAGVFAVMLALIGAFLYKRYLKRGRAA from the coding sequence GTGACTCAGGGCGGATTTTTCGCCGCGCACCGCAAATGGCTGAAGCCCGCTGCGTTCGCCGCAGCGCTGACGGCGCTTTACGTCCTGTCGCGGCGCATGGGGCTGTCGGAGTGTTTCGCGGATTCTGGGTATATCGACGGTTTCCGCGCCTACGCGGCTGAGCATTATATGTCCGCGGCGCTGATCTACGTCGCGGCTACTACCGCCGGATGCGTGCTGCTGGCGCTGCCGGGCGTCTGCTTCGCTATAATCAGCGGCGTGCTCTTCGGCCCGGTGATGGGGACTTTTCTGTGCCTCGTTTCCGCGACGCTCGGCGCGGTACTTTCGTTTCTTGCGGGACGCTTTTTCCTCAAGGACAGCGTGAAGCCGATGCTCGAAAAGAGCCCGGCGCTGAAGCGTTTTCTGTTCGACAACGCGGACGGCAGCGCTCTGGTGCTGCTGATGGTGACGCGGCTGCTGCCCGTCTTCCCGTACAATTTGCAGAATTTCGCCTACGGGATAACGGACATCGGGCTGATGCCCTACACGCTCTACACCTTCGTGTTCATGCTGCCGGGCGTCGCGCTTTTCACAATCGGCGCGGCCGGGCTTTCCGACGCGGAGAACAGGGCTGGGCTCATGTGCGCGGCCGGCGTTTTCGCTGTGATGCTGGCTTTGATAGGCGCGTTTCTCTACAAGCGTTATCTGAAACGGGGGCGCGCCGCGTAG